From Medicago truncatula cultivar Jemalong A17 chromosome 7, MtrunA17r5.0-ANR, whole genome shotgun sequence, a single genomic window includes:
- the LOC112416747 gene encoding uncharacterized protein — MARTKTTPRLSEEHCQPPPSNTAADQTSDQQLLSETPVRTILQDVIIPASENPKSSKTRSSKKPIIKPRPIPTRRSTRMKKPLKKPKVSHVNLDSDEEKEDSSDDEDSEDETEEDPEEEDEDSEQTLSDAMKSVKASSKRDKELTKKILQRRKEIAAEAMPLSEEKTSKDEEESEEEESEEKAEKEEEKGSSKKHGKGKDITKLAATLKASRAEKIALRPMSRTKYFNLESLETKAWNMKEFTEPQGWTNFITLQEHTYEDLVREFYTNLSVQEKKNGNEKFLISSVKGVKIKMTQEFVSEAFKIPNEGNQLYSSFWFDESRVNRNKLIVKYTKENHTFNSINLEDTPKILHNMIRHCLLPRCGSFELVSDIDLCFIYHLMKKIKLNLCFIIIQHMIDSCLAIKQTSAGLPYGMHLTSIFQKAKVPLEGEKRKLDFMTFSSKTLGQLHITSSNMPASKTSGPSGSGKRNSDQNVQKAVKKRRVEEITDTKTPSPPAENLFSEVSKLAKEIVEEGSSQFKTLIGEDDAQKVDDASLQKEAEKVNQAEESEEIPQDAASNPNDQRVEENTEFGTQNVDEETQEVAELLASNMNIEEEAQDVEFSTRFDLNIEDINIDFNSELFQDGQETTQQAPKGQNVEIPAVQNVETSVGQNVAVSKAQNDEDIHVMADRDNQELDDQHASNELPPDGQLSVDPMPLASGSLPSEEVQLMAQNGQNVNPSSSTMDSVAGATNFLVSDLPTPPFIPSSTPPSQQMKTTTRSKLPNMAALFDSLNTFVSANREQAEASGPAEPAKPSRAEKIASRALRVSTKTHKIACVLADWTVKVHAPGLAIPPPVFDDPSIFEAEPSSDSGDSTP, encoded by the coding sequence atgGCTAGAACCAAAACTACCCCAAGACTTTCTGAAGAACATTGTCAACCACCACCATCCAACACCGCTGCTGATCAAACCTCTGATCAACAACTTTTGAGTGAAACCCCTGTACGCACCATTCTTCAGGACGTAATCATTCCTGCTTCTGAAAAtcccaaatcttccaaaaccagATCCTCTAAGAAACCCATCATCAAACCCAGACCAATACCTACCAGACGATCAACAAGGATGAAGAAACCTTTGAAGAAACCAAAGGTATCTCACGTGAATCTAGATTCTgacgaagaaaaagaagattcaAGTGATGATGAAGACTCTGAGGATGAAACAGAGGAAGATccagaagaagaggatgaagattCTGAACAAACTCTTTCTGACGCAATGAAATCAGTAAAAGCTTCCTCAAAAAGGGATAAGGAACTTACAAAGAAAATACTTCAAAGGAGGAAGGAGATTGCTGCTGAAGCTATGCCCTTATCTGAGGAAAAGACCtctaaagatgaagaagaaagtgaagagGAAGAATCTGAAGAAAAggctgaaaaagaagaagagaaaggctCTTCTAAGAAGCATGGGAAAGGTAAAGATATTACCAAACTTGCTGCTACCTTAAAAGCATCTAGGGCTGAGAAAATTGCTCTCAGACCTATGAGCAGAACCAAGTATTTCAACCTTGAAAGTCTGGAAACCAAGGCATGGAATATGAAGGAGTTCACTGAACCTCAAGGATGGACCAACTTCATAACTCTTCAAGAACACACCTATGAAGACTTGGTCAGAGAGTTCTACACCAACCTATCAGTTCAGgaaaagaagaatggaaatgagAAGTTTCTCATATCATCAGTCAAAGGTGTAAAGATCAAGATGACTCAGGAATTTGTCTCTGAAGCATTCAAAATTCCAAATGAAGGTAATCAGCTATACTCTAGCTTCTGGTTTGATGAGTCTAGAGTTAACCGTAACAAACTCATAGTTAAATACACCAAAGAAAATCACACCTTTAACTCCATAAACCTGGAAGATACTCCCAAAATTCTTCACAACATGATTAGGCATTGCCTTTTACCTAGATGTGGATCTTTTGAACTTGTCTCTGACATAGATCTTTGTTTCATCTACCATCTCATGAAAAAGATTAAGTTAAATCTGTGTTTTATCATTATTCAACACATGATTGATTCATGCCTAGCCATAAAACAAACATCTGCTGGACTACCCTATGGAATGCATCTCACTTCCATTTTTCAAAAGGCAAAAGTGCCCCTTGAAGGAGAGAAACGCAAGCTGGATTTTATGACcttttcttccaagaccttaggTCAACTCCATATTACTTCATCCAACATGCCAGCCTCCAAAACTTCTGGACCCTCTGGATCTGGTAAAAGAAAttctgatcagaatgttcagaaagCTGTGAAGAAAAGAAGGGTTGAAGAGATTACAGATACCAAAACTCCCTCTCCACCAGCAGAAAATTTGTTCTCTGAAGTCTCCAAGCTTGCAAAGGAGATTGTTGAAGAAGGAAGCTCGCAGTTCAAAACCTTGATTGGAGAAGATGATGCTCAGAAGGTTGATGATGCATCTCTTCAAAAAGAAGCTGAGAAAGTCAATCAAGCTGAGGAAAGTGAAGAAATCCCTCAAGATGCTGCTTCCAATCCTAATGATCaaagagttgaagaaaatactGAGTTTGGTACTCAGAATGTTGATGAAGAAACTCAGGAAGTGGCTGAGCTCTTAGCTTCAAATATgaacattgaagaagaagctcaAGATGTGGAGTTCTCAACTAGATTTGATCTCAATATTGAAGATATCAACATTGACTTCAATAGTGAGTTGTTTCAAGATGGACAAGAAACAACTCAGCAAGCTCCAAAAGGTCAGAATGTTGAAATTCCTGCTGTTCAGAATGTTGAAACTTCTGTTGGTCAGAATGTTGCAGTGTCTAAAGCCcagaatgatgaagatattcATGTCATGGCTGATCGAGACAATCAAGAGCTTGATGATCAGCATGCCTCAAATGAACTTCCTCCAGATGGCCAGCTGTCAGTTGATCCCATGCCTTTGGCATCAGGATCTCTGCCCTCTGAGGAGGTACAGCTCATGGCCCAAAATGGTCAGAATGTTAACCCATCATCCTCCACCATGGATTCTGTTGCAGGTGCTACCAACTTCTTGGTCTCTGACCTCCCTACTCCACCTTTCATTCCTTCATCCACTCCACCATCACAACAAATGAAGACCACCACAAGAAGCAAACTTCCAAATATGGCTGCTTTATTTGACTCTCTCAACACCTTTGTGTCTGCAAACAGAGAGCAAGCTGAAGCCTCTGGTCCTGCTGAACCTGCTAAGCCTTCAAGAGCAGAGAAGATAGCCTCAAGGGCACTTAGAGTCTCCACCAAGACCCACAAAATTGCTTGTGTGCTGGCTGACTGGACTGTCAAAGTCCATGCTCCTGGTTTGGCCATTCCACCTCCAGTATTTGATGACCCCTCCATCTTTGAAGCAGAACCCTCTTCTGATTCTGGAGACTCCACTCCATGA